In one Lolium rigidum isolate FL_2022 chromosome 3, APGP_CSIRO_Lrig_0.1, whole genome shotgun sequence genomic region, the following are encoded:
- the LOC124698593 gene encoding uncharacterized protein LOC124698593 has translation MAAEGAGAEKTVLLKSSDGLDFVVSDLEASQSMTIKDEIEFMLEDEKVFGVKSSAIHLGVKSNILSKVIEYFRGSQASGGDPRWGAKFIDVDHETLCDLILASHELQIPGLLELACHTIANMIKGKLPHEIRKIFNIRSGSTKLQDADDVDELCVTMGMVTAFDFEAHANRDIIFEEKVLKALNIVRCQEFSEYDPKLNDIMCTRFCSYNIAFFDLDEESRLGRGHQLHEIPSPQCKLMEESSTNVISLKICKSDVGFPINVFGTIIARDELDYKCVYLFKRESDDPQFITSPDDTLSLRDSCRGLVSSDIIHFEINLKIKTDAGAIKDFSKGLLVFNSDRLTKGQQSSRCYLTSWLSDVELACAHVLHPVEATIAINLLKGQCCISRVEAWTTRNSEDHLILYDNKSAGTQMIAGDGGSVPLTRSVVAVPSDEKVVLSLVANGETEPIVLTLGVSDEVHACKMGCGELQVKISWTAVPKRKRYHNWEVVGDVILLV, from the exons ATGGCGGCGGAGGGAGCCGGGGCGGAGAAAACTGTTTTGTTGAAAAGCTCCGACGGATTGGATTTCGTGGTGTCTGATCTGGAGGCAAGTCAGTCCATGACCATCAAAGACGAGATCGAGTTCATGCTCGAAGACGAGAAGGTATTCGGTGTCAAGTCCTCAGCTATCCATCTTGGCGTCAAAAGCAATATTCTATCCAAAGTGATTGAGTACTTTAGAGGATCTCAAGCCTCGGGCGGCGACCCCCGCTGGGGTGCGAAGTTCATTGATGTCGACCACGAGACCCTCTGCGATCTCATACTG GCTTCACACGAACTTCAAATCCCAGGGCTCCTTGAACTAGCCTGCCATACTATTGCCAATATGATCAAGGGGAAATTGCCCCACGAGATTCGTAAGATCTTCAATATCAGGAGTGGTTCCACAAAACTACAAGATGCAGATGATGTTGATGAATTGTGTGTTACCATG GGTATGGTCACTGCGTTTGATTTTGAGGCTCATGCGAACCGTGACATCATATTTGAGGAGAAGGTGTTGAAGGCTCTTAACATAGTTCGCTGCCAAGAATTCTCTGAATATGACCCTAAGCTCAATGATATTATGTGTACCCGGTTTTGCTCGTACAACATTGCCTTCTTTGACCTTGATGAAGAGT CTAGGCTTGGTCGTGGGCACCAACTTCACGAGATACCATCACCACAATGCAAGTTGATGGAGGAGTCCTCCACCAATGTCATTTCCTTGAAGATATGTAAATCTGATGTAGGCTTCCCGATCAACGTATTTGGTACTATCATTGCAAGAGATGAACTTGACTATAAATGTGTCTATCTGTTTAAACGTGAAAGTGATGATCCCCAGTTTATCACCTCACCG GATGACACTTTAAGTTTGAGAGACTCATGTCGAGGGCTTGTTTCATCGGATATAATTCATTTTGAGATCAATTTAAAGATTAAGACTGATGCAGGCGCAATTAAAGATTTTAGCAAAGGCCTTCTAGTTTTCAATAGTGATCGTCTCACCAAGGGTCAGCAATCCTCGAGGTGTTATCTAACTAGTTGGCTGAGTGACGTGGAATTAGCATGTGCCCATGTTCTACATCCCGTGGAAGCCACCATTGCAATTAATTTATTGAAGGGACAGTGTTGTATATCAAGAGTGGAAGCTTGGACTACGAGAAATAGTGAGGATCATCTAATTTTGTATGATAATAAATCAGCTGGAACTCAGATGATAGCTGGTGATGGTGGCTCAGTTCCGTTAACGCGTTCTGTGGTAGCTGTTCCGTCCGATGAAAAGGTGGTGCTATCTCTTGTTGCAAATGGCGAAACTGAACCCATTGTCCTCACGCTGGGAGTCAGTGATGAAGTGCATGCTTGCAAGATGGGCTGCGGTGAACTGCAGGTGAAAATTTCTTGGACAGCTGTGCCCAAACGAAAGAGATATCATAATTGGGAGGTCGTTGGAGATGTGATCCTGTTAGTGTGA